One Paenisporosarcina sp. FSL H8-0542 genomic region harbors:
- the speD gene encoding adenosylmethionine decarboxylase, with translation METMGRHVIAELWECEFDKLNDETYIERTFVEAALKSGAEVREVAFHKFAPQGVSGVVIISESHLTIHSFPEHGYASIDVYTCGDLDPTIAAKYIADALGSQTREMTEIPRGMGPVIAGKARVTAHA, from the coding sequence ATGGAAACAATGGGGCGTCATGTTATCGCAGAACTATGGGAGTGCGAATTTGACAAATTGAACGATGAAACATACATCGAGCGGACGTTTGTAGAGGCAGCACTTAAATCAGGAGCAGAAGTACGTGAAGTAGCATTCCACAAATTTGCACCACAAGGTGTAAGTGGAGTCGTGATCATTTCTGAATCACACTTAACTATCCACAGCTTCCCAGAACACGGTTACGCAAGTATTGATGTATATACATGCGGCGATTTAGATCCAACAATTGCTGCTAAATATATTGCTGATGCACTTGGATCTCAGACTCGTGAAATGACAGAAATTCCACGTGGAATGGGTCCTGTTATTGCGGGTAAAGCGCGCGTAACAGCACATGCATAA
- the nrdR gene encoding transcriptional regulator NrdR: protein MRCPACQFNGTRVVDSRPVDDNKAIRRRRECEDCGFRFTTFEKVEEMPLIVVKKGGSREEFSHEKVLRGLIRACEKRPVTLESLENVVFSIEKDLRRIGNSEVKSEDVGEMVMDRLATIDEVAYVRFASVYRQFKDINVFIDELKDLLKKSPEDKK, encoded by the coding sequence ATGAGATGTCCAGCTTGCCAATTTAATGGAACGCGGGTCGTGGATTCACGACCGGTAGACGATAATAAAGCGATCCGCAGAAGAAGAGAATGTGAAGACTGTGGTTTTCGTTTTACTACTTTCGAAAAAGTAGAAGAAATGCCGTTGATAGTAGTGAAAAAAGGTGGGTCACGCGAAGAATTCAGCCACGAAAAAGTATTGAGAGGCCTGATTCGCGCATGTGAAAAACGCCCTGTGACGCTTGAATCTCTTGAAAATGTCGTATTCTCAATTGAGAAAGATTTACGTCGAATCGGCAATTCCGAAGTGAAGTCAGAGGATGTTGGCGAAATGGTCATGGATCGTCTGGCAACCATCGATGAAGTAGCATACGTGCGCTTTGCGTCCGTATATCGACAATTTAAAGACATTAATGTGTTTATAGATGAATTAAAAGACTTGTTGAAGAAAAGTCCAGAAGACAAAAAATAA